Sequence from the Hamadaea flava genome:
CACCAGCTGGGCGGCTCCGCCCCGGGCTCGCATCAGATCGACGGCGTGCACGGCGTGACTCTAGCTCGCGGGCGTCGTCGACTGGGTGCGCCGCCACCAGAAGAACGCCGCCATGCCGAGCGGGATCGGCAGCAGCCAGACGAAGATGCGGAAGATCAGGCTGGCCGCGACCAGCTGGGCGTTCAGCTCGTCCGACTGCAGGCCCAGCACTCCGATCAGGATCAGCTCGGTCACACCCAGGTTCCCCGGCGTCAGCGGGACGAGGGACGCGATCGTGCCCAGGGCGTACGCGTAGAGCACCACCGACGGCGTGAGCACGTCGCGCCCCAGACCGACCGCTCGCAACGAGGCGAGCAGTACGCCGTAACTGGCACCGGTCGCGGCGATCTGCGTCGCGACCACGAGCGGCGCGTTCTGGCGTACGCCGATCATGAGGTGCTCCCGCGTACGCAGGATGCGTACCGCGACACCTCGGGGCGCTGGACGCCGCAGCCTGTGGGCGAGCGCGGCAGCCACCGATTGGAGCCGGTACGCGAACCGGTGCGCGTAGTCCTCCCGCCGCAGCAACAGCCACGGTACGCCCACCAACAGCACCAACGCGGTGACGCCGAGCGCGAAGAACAGCGGCGTGTGCTCGTCGCCCCGGCCGGTGATCAGCACGGCCGAGGTGCCCACCACAGGCAGCAGCAGCATCGTCAGGTAGCGGCCGATGCCGGACAGCGCGACGGCGGTCGTGGTGCGGTCGGTCGAGAAGCCCCACGAGCGGCACATGGCGTATCGGGCGGCCAGGTCGGCCCCGGTCGGGAACAGTGCGGTGAGGAAGTTGCCGACGAGCCCGGTCTGGGTACCGCGCCACCAGCTGAGGCCCGGCAGCGCGGCGACCGCGGACCAGCCGTTCAGCGCGAGCACGACCAGGCCCAGCGCGAGCAGGACGACGACCTCGCCGGCCGACAGGCTGCGTAGCGTCTGCCAGATCTCGGCGTAGCCGGCGACCCGGGGCACCACCCAGCCGAAGACGATCACCATCGCCACGACACCGATCAGCCAGACGATTCGCTCTCTCCGGCGGGATCGGCTCACAACGATCATGCTAGGCCGGTCGGCGGACTCCTCGCGGCTTATCGGCCTGCCCGTGGCTTATCGGACTGCCCGTGGCTTATCGGACGCCGCGCGGGCGGAACTGGATGCTGATCCGCGGTCCGGCCGGCTTGGCCGTCTTCAGGATCGCGTGCTCCCAGGTTCGCTGGCAGCTGCCGCCCATCACGATCAGATCGCCGTGCCCCTGCTCGAAGCGCTGGACGTCGCCGCCGCCGGTCGGGCGCAAGGCGAGCGCCCGGGGATCGCCGACCGACACGATCGCGACCATCGTGTCGTGGGTCGCCCCGCGTCCGATGCGGTCGCCGTGCCAGGCCACGCTGTCCTGGCCGTCCCGGTAGTAGCAGAGCCCGGCCGTGCGGAACGGTTCGCCCAGTTCTTCGGCGTAGTACGCGTTCAGCGCCGTCTTCACGGTGTCCAGCGACGGATCGGGCAGTTCCTCGTCCTCGTCGTAGAAGCAGAGCAGGCGGGGAACGTCGACGACGCGCTCGTACATCTGGCGGCGTTCGGCCTTCCACGGCACCTGGTCGCGCAGGCGTAGGAACAGCTCGTCCGCACCGGTCAGCCAGCCCGGCCGCAGGTCGATCCAGGCGCCCCGGCTCAGCTCGACGCGCTGCACCGTCCCGGCCAGCGGGCCGGGCGTGATCTCGTCGCCGAGATCGAACAGCGAGCCCTGAAACGCACCGGTCATCCTCGCAGCATACGCCGCCGTTCGCACAGGTGTACCAGCACCGTCGGCGAACCGGGCGGGGAGGATCACACTTCTCGGCCGTGCCGGGCCAACCAGCGCAGGTACTCGGGCCGACGCGCCGCATAAGCCCGGTACGCCTCCCGCGCCAACTGCACGAGGTCGTCGAACCGCTCGGCCAGCGGCCCGTCCCGGCGGCAGATCACCAGGTGACGTAGCGTGATCGGGCTCCCGGCCAACGGGCGTACGACGACGCCGTCGCCAGCTGGGAAGACCGCCTGACACGGGCTGACCGCCCGGCGGGTCGCCACCATCTCCCGGATCGGCACCGCGTCGGAGATCGTGTAGAGCACCCGGGGCGTGAACCCGGCCTGTTCGCAGGCCAGATGCCAGCAGTCCGGCCAGCCCGCCCCGTCGACCGGCGTCATCGCCATCGGCTCGGCGGCGAGGTCGGCCAGCTCCACCTCGTCGCGCTCGGCGTACGGGTGGCCTTCCCAGAGCGCCACGAACACCGGCTCCCGGACGATCACGTCCCAGAGCAGATTCGGCGGCGGGCGCAGCTCGAACCCCGGATAGTCCACTGTGGCTGCTGCATCGAGCCGGTCGGCCAGCAGCAGCTCCCACAGCAGCCGCGGGGAATACTCGGCGTGGAGGCGCACCTCGGCGGCGGGCAGCCGGGCGCCGAGCCGGTCCGCCAGCCCGACCGACACCGGTCCGGCGAGCCCACCGAGCCGGATCGGCTCCGACTCCCGCCGAGTCTGGTACGCCGCCCCACGCCGCAGGTCGTCCATCGCCATCAGCATCGACCTCGCCCGGACCAGCACGTATTGGCCGAGCGGCGTGGGCCGCGCGCCCTGGCGACCCCGGACGAAGACCTGCCCGCCGAGTTCGCGTTCCACCCGCTGGAGCAGCGCCGTCAACGCGGGCTGCGAAACCCCCAGAGCAGCCGCGGCCTTCGTGATGCTGCCGGTGTCGGCGATCACGCAGACGGCGCGGAGATGGCGCAGCTCCAGTTCCATAACGCCGATGCTATGGCCACTCGCGATTGCCGCAATGCCTCCATCAATGCCGATATTTGGATGACTCAGATTCGCCGCCGCTCCTCGGGTCGCACCCCCGTCCGAGGCGCGGCGCACCCTCGCGAAGGAGGCATCCGTTGCGTCCATCCATCCGGCTGGCCGCCCTGGCGGCGCTCGTCGTGGCCGCCGCTTTCGCCGGGCCGGTCCCGGCGTCGGCCGCTCCCACCGGAACCCAGTGGCTGGAGGCGTTCGCCGAGGACGGCGGCATCACCCAGATCGCCGTCCCATCCGCGAAGTCCACCGCGAAGTCCACCGCGGAGACGGCCGCCAAGAGCACCGCGGCGGCGGTCACCGCGACCGTCACCCCGTTGCAGCAGACCGGCAGCACGGGCACCCGGTTCGACCTGGTCTTCGTCGGCGACGGCTACACCGCGTCCGAGATGGCCCTCTATCACCAGCACGTGGCGGAGAAGTGGGCGACCCTCACGACTCTGGCGCCCTACAGCACCTACAAGAACTACTTCAACGTCTGGATGGTCGACGTCGTCTCCGCACAGTCCGGTGTGGACAACGATCCGACCCAGGGCATCAGCAAGAACACCGCGCTGGGCATGTACTTCTGGTGTTCCGGCACCGAACGCCTGCTGTGCCTCGACGAGTCCGCCGCCCGGTCGTACGCCGCCAACGCGCCGGCGGTCGACATGATCGTCGCCGTCGGCAACAGCACGAAGTACGGCGGCGCGGGTTACTCCACGGTGGCCACCGCGTCGGGCGGCAACGCCCAGTCCGGCCTCATCGTCCAGCACGAGCTGGGCCACTCGATCGGCGGCCTCGCCGACGAGTACGACACGCCCTACAACCGCTACTCCGGTGCCGAGCCCACCGAGCCCAACGTCACCAAGTACACCGCGGCTCAGCTCGCCTCCGGCAACCGCAAGTGGTACGCGCTGCTGGGCCAGGCCACCCCGGACGGCGGCGTGATCGGCGCCTACGAAGGCGCCCGCTACTACAAGTACGGGCTCTACCGGCCGTCGCAGAACTCCGTCATGCGTTCGCTCGGCCAGCAGTTCAACACGATCGGGCTGAACGTGATGACGCAGAAGCTCCTCGCCAAGATCCAGCTGACGACCGTGACCGGCATCGTCCCGGCCGACTGACCCGACACGACCGACCCGTACGGCTGACCCGCAGTGTTCGGCCCGGAAAACGCCGGAGCGACAAGATCGTGTCGCTCCGGCGTCATGTGGTTACTTATGGTTATTGTGCGGTGATGACCGGTTCCGCCCTTCTCCGGCCGCTTCTGTTCGTCGCCGTCGTCCTGATGGGCGTCCTGCTGCATCCCGCCGGGGCACACGCCGACGACCGAGCGAAGCTGACCGACGCCGAAGCCCGAGCCCGTTTGAAGGCCGCCGGAATCACCTGGTGGTCCAGCAGCGACTGCACCAATCGGCTGCGCGCCGACTGCACCTCGTTCGACCAGATCCGGCGTACGACGATCGCGGGGGTGGTGACCCTCCGCAAGTCGAGCACGTGCCCGATCATGGTGACCGGTGGGACCGAAACGGGCCACGGCGCCGGCACCTACACGCACTGGAACGGCTGGAAGGTCGACATCGCGCTCAACGACTGCGTCAACAAGTATGTGCGCAGCTGGTTCCACGACGTCGGCACGATCAGCGGCTGGGGTCATCAGTACCGGGCGCCCTCCGGCAACCTCTACACCAACGAGGGCAACCACTGGGACATCCTGTACTACACGTGCGGCGGCTGCGATCCCGAACCCGTCCCGCCCAGACCTGCCGTCGCACCGGACCGGTCGGCGGCGGGCTGAGCGAGCCGAGTCCGCGTCAGTGGATGGTCGGGCGGGCCAGCGCGATCTGGTAGTTGTAGCGGTCGCCGCGATAGGTCGACACCGCTCGTTCCACCGGCCGGTCGCGCTGGTCGAACGCGGTCCGCTCGACGAGCAGCGCCGGGCTGAACGCCGGCACCGCCAGCAGTTCGGCGGTGGCCTGGTCGAGGACGGTCGCGCGAATGGTCTGCTCCGCCCGCACCAAGGTGATCCGGTAGCGCTCCCGGAGCACTTCGTAGAGCGAGCCGCCGAGCGGTTCGTCGAGCAGTCCCGGCACGACCGATCCCGTCAGGTAGGTGTGCTCCAGGCACATCGGCTCCCCGTCGGCGGTGCGTACGCGCTCGATGTGCACCACCGACGCGGACGGCGACAGGCCCAGGGCGAAACCGATGTCGGCACCGGCCGGCACGTCCTCGGCGATCCGGAGCCGTGAGCCGGGCAGGAGTCCTCGGCTGCGCATGTCGTCGCTGAACGATGTGAGCTCGATGCTCTTGGTGATCGCGGGCGGGGCGACGAAGGTGCCCGCGCCCTGCACCCGGTAGACCCGCCGCTCCCGTTCCAGTCGCTCCAGCGCCTGCCGGACCGTCATGCGGCTGACCGCGAACTCCTCGGCGAGGTCGCGCTCGGTGGGCAGCCGGTCGTGCGGGCCAAGCTCATGGTCGATCAGCCGGCCGAGGTGGTTCTGCAGCAGCTCTCGCTTCGTCCGCGCCATGCCACTCCCCGTGCCCGTGTCCCACCCCACGCCGAGGCAGCCGATTGGTCTGAATCGATTGGTCTGAACCAGCACGATGATACGACGCCGCCTGCGGAAAGACGATGCCTGGAGCAGACTCTCGATACGGCACAATTGGACTAGACCAAAGCGCCCGACCGTGAGCTGTCTGGGCCCGGCAGTGGTCGTAGCGGGCGCGGCCCGCGCAGCCCGTGCGGCACGGACCTGACGGTCGGGTTATTCCTCACCGTGGGATCGGTCTCCATCCCGCATCCCACGCTGATCTTTGTGCCTACGATCAGCGCGGGAGGCTCGCGAAGGAGAACCGATGGTCAACGGAACGGCGCTGCGGACGGCGTGGACGCGGAACATGGACACGCCGCTACGACGGTTCCTGCGTACGGCGACCGGCGGGGCGGCCATCCTCCTCGGCGCGACCGTGGTGGCCCTCCTCTGGGCGAACATCAGCCTGTCCTCGTACGAACAGGTGTGGGAGACCGAGTTCTCGCTCCACCTGGGACGGTGGGGCATCGAGCTGACCCTGCGCGAGTGGATCAACTCCGGCCTGATGACCTTCTTCTTCTTCGTCGTGGGCCTGGAGGCACGGCGCGAGTTCGACCTCGGCGAGCTGCGCGAAAGACGCCGGTTCGCGCTCCCCTTGGCGGCCGGCACGGCCGGCATCCTCGTGCCGATCGGGATCTACCTGCTGATCAACGCGGGCTCGGCCTCCGCGCACGGCTGGGGCGCGGCGATGTCGACCGACACCGCGCTGGCCCTCGGGATGCTGGCGCTGGTCGGCCCCCGGTTCCCGGACCGGCTGCGCGCCTTCCTGCTCACCGTGACCGTCGTCGACGACCTGCTCGCCCTGGTGGTCATCGCGCTGTTCTACACCGGCGGCGTCTCGCTGGGGCCGCTGCTGCTCGGCGTACTGTTCCTGCTGCTCGTCCTGGCCGCCCGGATCGCCCGCATCCGGATCGGCGCCGTGTACGTCGTGCTCAGCGTGGCCGCCTGGCTGGCCGTGTTCGGCTCCGGCGTCGACCCGATCGTGGTCGGTCTCGTCGCCGGTCTGGTCACGTACGCGTACCCGGCGCCGCGCAGCGAGCTGGAGAAGGCCACCGACCTGTTCCGCACCTTCCGCGAAGAGCCGACCGCCGAACTGGAACGGGAGGCCCGCGCGGGCCTGCGGCTGGCGGTCTCCCCCAACGAACGTCTCCAGGCGCTCTACCTGCCCTGGACGAGCTACCTGATCGTGCCGTTGTTCGCGTTGGCCAACGCCGGGATCAAGATCGACGGAGAGTTCCTCGGCCGGGCCGTCACCTCGCCGATCACGCTGGGCATCGCGGCCGGATTCGTGATCGGCAAGCCGATCGGCATCATCGGCGGCTCCTGGCTGGTGACCCGGCTATCCAAGGGACGGCTGCGGCCGCCGGTCGGCTGGGCCGCCGTCGGCGGAGCCGGGACGATCGCCGGCATCGGCTTCACCGTCTCTCTGCTGGTCGCCACCCTGGCGTTCACGGGCGACCAGCTGGAGGAGGCGAAGCTCGGCGTACTGGTCGCGGGGTTGCTGGCCTCGGCGGTCACCTGGATCGTCTTCCGCGTCGTGACGATGCTGTCTCCCCTGCGCCGGGCACGGGCGCTGGCCGACGGCGCGGAGTCCATCGTGGACCTCGCGGTCGAGGTGGACCACGAACGAGACCACATCCGCGGCCCGGCCGACGCGCGGATCACCATCGTGGAGTACGGCGACTTCGAGTGCCCCCACTGCGGGCGGGCCGAACAGATCATGCGCGAACTGTTGTCCGGCCGGACCGAGATCGCGTACGTGTGGCGGCACCTGCCGCTGACCGACGTGCACCCGCACGCGCAGCTCGCCGCGGAGGCCGCCGAGGCCGCCGCCGAGCAGGGCGCGTTCTGGGAGATGCACGACGTGCTGCTCGATCACCAGGGCGATCTCGACCTGACCGACCTCGTCCGCTACGCCGACCAGCTGAGCCTGGACACGGATCGGTTCGAGGAGGATCTGCGTACGCGGGAGGGAGCCGCCCGGATCGCCGAGGACGTCGACTCGGCCGACCTCAGCGGGGTCGCCGGGACGCCGACGTTCTTCGTGAACGGGCGCCGGCACCACGGCGCGTACGACATCGACTCGTTGAAGGCGGCCGTGCACGCAGCGAAGACTCGGGCCGTCATTCTCAACGTTTAGGGGATGTGCTCGCGGGGGTAGTTCCCGCGCCGTGCCTAACGCCGCTGTCCAGATGATGGTTGTTACGACCCGCTATACCCGTTATCTCATTTCCGGTTCGGTTCGGCCGGTATCCTCCAGCGCCAGTTCGCCTCGACGGCCGTCGGGGGCGGGCCGGGCAGCTCGGGAATCGCCTCCTTCGACGCGTCCGACCCCTCCGCACGCCGGAGACCGGCGAGAATGACGGCGAGATACCGCCGGCGCAGTTCCTTGGTGCGCACCGCGTCCGGTACGCGGATCGCCGCGCACGCCTCCAGCACGAAACCCAGGTCGGTGACGCCGACGCCCGGCCGCAACGCCGGCTGGGCGTCGGTCACCAAGCGGGCCGCCAGTTCACCCGACCGGCGGGCTGCCTGCGCCATCTCCTCCGTGGGCGTGAACGTGCCCGCGAGATGCACGGTGAGCGAGTGGACGTCCGCGTCGACCACGTTTCCCAGGAACGCTTCCAGCGCTTGCCAACCCGCGTCCGGTTGCGATGCCGATGGCGCTTGCGACTGTGCTTTCGACTGCGCGAGCGCGTGCTCGGCTTCGGCGTTGTAACGCAGCAATCCGTCGTGGCACAACCGGCGCAGCATGTCCTCTTTGCCGGGGAATCGGCGGTACAGCGCGCTCATGCCGACGCCGGCACGATCCGCGACCGCCGCCACCGGCGCCTTCGGGTCGGCCAGGAACACCTCGCGCGCGGCTTCCAGGATGGCCTCGTCGTTGCGGGCGGCTTGGGCTCGGCGGCCGGAGAGTCCTTGTGTCACACCGGACAGCTTACCGGAACGGACCATTCCGGTCTACTGTGGCCCGTCCGATCTTCAGCACCTCGCGGGGAACGTCGGAGCGCCGCGAGCGTACGGGGAACCGCGTGAGATTCACCTCACAAGGCGTCATTCAACCGTTCGGCGGAGCGCGTCTGGGTTGCGAAGACCCACAACGGATGGGCAGACTGTCTGCCTGCCCGGCGTACGACTCAGGCGGTTTCGATTGGCGGATTGGACCCGTAACCTCAGTCGGCCCACAGTCGGTTAAGTCGTGGCAGGCCGGGAGACCGGCACGGCGCGCGGGATGCGGGCGGGAGACCAGCCGCCGCGGCCAGGGGCACCGTCCGCACCCCCGCGTCGTGCACAGACGGGACGCGCAGACGGACTGCCCGGGACCGGACAGCCCGCCGACACGGGTCAAGCAGCCGGCCGTAACGGGTCAGCGGTCGTGTTTGTGGACCACACCGATCGCGCCGGAACCATGCTGCGTCAACGCCCGGCTCACCGAACCGAGCAACGCGCCGGTGAATCCGCCCCGGCCGCGACAGCCCACGACGGTCAGCCCAGCTTCCCGCGACGCCTCGATCATCGTGTCCTCGACGCTCTTACTGGTGACGATGCGCTTGTCCACCGGGATTCCGGCGACCTCAGCCGCCGCGCTGTTCAGCGCCTCGTCGAGGGCGGCGTCCTCGTCGCCCTCGGCTCGCGCCTGCACCAGCACGAGCGAGGTCCGGCGCAGTTGGGCCTCTTCGGCCGCGAACCGCAGCGCCGCTTGGGATTCGGCCGATCCGTCGATGCCGACGAGCACCGGACCGGCGTCGGGATCGGGGTCGAATCCTTCCCCGTCGTCCCCGGTACTGACGGGGCGTACGACGACGACCGGGCCCTGCGCGTGCGCGGCGACCTGGCTGGAGACCGAGCCGAGCAGCAGTTGCTCGAAGCCGCCGACGCCCCGGCTGCCGACGACGGTCACCGCCGCCGTGCGGGACAGCTCGATCAACGCCGCGGCCGGTCCGCCCGGCACCTGGCGCGCGGTGACGTCGGTCAACTCCGGGTGTGCGTCCCGCAGCCCGTCACCGATGTGGGCGATCATCCGGTCGAGGTCTTCGCGTACCTGATCGTCGGCGAGCAGCCCGGGATCCATCCCGCCCATCGGGGGGTACGCATACACGGCCGGCTGGTACGCCAGCACGCAGTCGAGGGTGGTCTGGCGGCGTACGGCGAGACGGGCGGCGTAGCGGGCGGCGGCGAGGCTGGAGGGTGAGCCGTCGACTCCGACGACAACTGGAGCGATCATGTGCCACGTTTCCCCCGTACGCCCGGCGGCGAAACAGCGGCCGGACTTATGGTGAGGGTATGAAGGCGAAGGTCGG
This genomic interval carries:
- a CDS encoding lysylphosphatidylglycerol synthase transmembrane domain-containing protein, with protein sequence MSRSRRRERIVWLIGVVAMVIVFGWVVPRVAGYAEIWQTLRSLSAGEVVVLLALGLVVLALNGWSAVAALPGLSWWRGTQTGLVGNFLTALFPTGADLAARYAMCRSWGFSTDRTTTAVALSGIGRYLTMLLLPVVGTSAVLITGRGDEHTPLFFALGVTALVLLVGVPWLLLRREDYAHRFAYRLQSVAAALAHRLRRPAPRGVAVRILRTREHLMIGVRQNAPLVVATQIAATGASYGVLLASLRAVGLGRDVLTPSVVLYAYALGTIASLVPLTPGNLGVTELILIGVLGLQSDELNAQLVAASLIFRIFVWLLPIPLGMAAFFWWRRTQSTTPAS
- a CDS encoding alpha-ketoglutarate-dependent dioxygenase AlkB, which encodes MTGAFQGSLFDLGDEITPGPLAGTVQRVELSRGAWIDLRPGWLTGADELFLRLRDQVPWKAERRQMYERVVDVPRLLCFYDEDEELPDPSLDTVKTALNAYYAEELGEPFRTAGLCYYRDGQDSVAWHGDRIGRGATHDTMVAIVSVGDPRALALRPTGGGDVQRFEQGHGDLIVMGGSCQRTWEHAILKTAKPAGPRISIQFRPRGVR
- a CDS encoding LysR family transcriptional regulator; translated protein: MELELRHLRAVCVIADTGSITKAAAALGVSQPALTALLQRVERELGGQVFVRGRQGARPTPLGQYVLVRARSMLMAMDDLRRGAAYQTRRESEPIRLGGLAGPVSVGLADRLGARLPAAEVRLHAEYSPRLLWELLLADRLDAAATVDYPGFELRPPPNLLWDVIVREPVFVALWEGHPYAERDEVELADLAAEPMAMTPVDGAGWPDCWHLACEQAGFTPRVLYTISDAVPIREMVATRRAVSPCQAVFPAGDGVVVRPLAGSPITLRHLVICRRDGPLAERFDDLVQLAREAYRAYAARRPEYLRWLARHGREV
- a CDS encoding M64 family metallopeptidase — protein: MRPSIRLAALAALVVAAAFAGPVPASAAPTGTQWLEAFAEDGGITQIAVPSAKSTAKSTAETAAKSTAAAVTATVTPLQQTGSTGTRFDLVFVGDGYTASEMALYHQHVAEKWATLTTLAPYSTYKNYFNVWMVDVVSAQSGVDNDPTQGISKNTALGMYFWCSGTERLLCLDESAARSYAANAPAVDMIVAVGNSTKYGGAGYSTVATASGGNAQSGLIVQHELGHSIGGLADEYDTPYNRYSGAEPTEPNVTKYTAAQLASGNRKWYALLGQATPDGGVIGAYEGARYYKYGLYRPSQNSVMRSLGQQFNTIGLNVMTQKLLAKIQLTTVTGIVPAD
- a CDS encoding GntR family transcriptional regulator, producing the protein MARTKRELLQNHLGRLIDHELGPHDRLPTERDLAEEFAVSRMTVRQALERLERERRVYRVQGAGTFVAPPAITKSIELTSFSDDMRSRGLLPGSRLRIAEDVPAGADIGFALGLSPSASVVHIERVRTADGEPMCLEHTYLTGSVVPGLLDEPLGGSLYEVLRERYRITLVRAEQTIRATVLDQATAELLAVPAFSPALLVERTAFDQRDRPVERAVSTYRGDRYNYQIALARPTIH
- the nhaA gene encoding Na+/H+ antiporter NhaA yields the protein MVNGTALRTAWTRNMDTPLRRFLRTATGGAAILLGATVVALLWANISLSSYEQVWETEFSLHLGRWGIELTLREWINSGLMTFFFFVVGLEARREFDLGELRERRRFALPLAAGTAGILVPIGIYLLINAGSASAHGWGAAMSTDTALALGMLALVGPRFPDRLRAFLLTVTVVDDLLALVVIALFYTGGVSLGPLLLGVLFLLLVLAARIARIRIGAVYVVLSVAAWLAVFGSGVDPIVVGLVAGLVTYAYPAPRSELEKATDLFRTFREEPTAELEREARAGLRLAVSPNERLQALYLPWTSYLIVPLFALANAGIKIDGEFLGRAVTSPITLGIAAGFVIGKPIGIIGGSWLVTRLSKGRLRPPVGWAAVGGAGTIAGIGFTVSLLVATLAFTGDQLEEAKLGVLVAGLLASAVTWIVFRVVTMLSPLRRARALADGAESIVDLAVEVDHERDHIRGPADARITIVEYGDFECPHCGRAEQIMRELLSGRTEIAYVWRHLPLTDVHPHAQLAAEAAEAAAEQGAFWEMHDVLLDHQGDLDLTDLVRYADQLSLDTDRFEEDLRTREGAARIAEDVDSADLSGVAGTPTFFVNGRRHHGAYDIDSLKAAVHAAKTRAVILNV
- a CDS encoding TetR/AcrR family transcriptional regulator, with the protein product MTQGLSGRRAQAARNDEAILEAAREVFLADPKAPVAAVADRAGVGMSALYRRFPGKEDMLRRLCHDGLLRYNAEAEHALAQSKAQSQAPSASQPDAGWQALEAFLGNVVDADVHSLTVHLAGTFTPTEEMAQAARRSGELAARLVTDAQPALRPGVGVTDLGFVLEACAAIRVPDAVRTKELRRRYLAVILAGLRRAEGSDASKEAIPELPGPPPTAVEANWRWRIPAEPNRK
- a CDS encoding universal stress protein; translation: MIAPVVVGVDGSPSSLAAARYAARLAVRRQTTLDCVLAYQPAVYAYPPMGGMDPGLLADDQVREDLDRMIAHIGDGLRDAHPELTDVTARQVPGGPAAALIELSRTAAVTVVGSRGVGGFEQLLLGSVSSQVAAHAQGPVVVVRPVSTGDDGEGFDPDPDAGPVLVGIDGSAESQAALRFAAEEAQLRRTSLVLVQARAEGDEDAALDEALNSAAAEVAGIPVDKRIVTSKSVEDTMIEASREAGLTVVGCRGRGGFTGALLGSVSRALTQHGSGAIGVVHKHDR